In Sphaeramia orbicularis chromosome 9, fSphaOr1.1, whole genome shotgun sequence, the sequence aaataaatcccagacaggactctgctgctttctcccaactttagtctccatgtttccaggcagagtggggaccagaagacgactggaaaccacaagtgacaagaaatgGCGAACCGTGAAGTgttggtgccgctagctaaaactgctagagcgaaataaatcgattttatatcagtctgacattgccaaagacaaaaacgaatccataatttttatccattttagatagtttcgtaagcacacaatacagtttcagttagttatggttttttcttttaattgtagtttttatttatttcagttcacgaaaatgttttttcaattctagttttcgtcattttgttagttttcgttaacgataataacggTGGTCCAAACTGAGTTTTGGTACTGAAATACTAGACAAAAAGTACAGAAACCTCAGAGGCAGACATCGCACTTTTTACTCATCCTCATCTGTACCTATTTTTAGGAAAAGTTTAGCACCAGAAGATGCTTAGGACTAACaacactaggggtgtgtatcggcaagaatctggcaatacgatacaaatcacaatacgatatattattgatacttttaaaaaggcaatttttgtattggttttgtttcttttttttttttaattatttgctggaagaattgaattacaccagaaatctgcacaaatactaaatacatttttatttgatcccaacaggatctaatgttatatcacaatatgttcctgtgttcaaactgaaattctgtttcacagacattacagtttcagatcctgttcaaatgttcagattctattagttcagaactaacatcagaacaggatttttgtgcgataccaacaaaggaactaccatctgcctctcagacagtgaaaagtgcttttaggatgattcaaataaccattatttaatgaaagtgttaaataataataaataaaatataaacaataaagaaaaccaaaaaacaagaatgaacctctgccatgtctgcatttgaataaatacctaaaaatatccatatagtactttttaatattgatggaGTATTTTGAGATGAAATATCACAAtcactaagataattttcacttgttccattggcagatttttttttgcgtgaatatagcaaaaaaaaaaaaatgaattaagcaaaaacaaagtcttgaattaagcaaaaaaatctgccaatggaacaagtgcagattatcttggtcagatttcttgaaatcagattttgcagatctattgtctataaatcagttcttttatctcactgaacagttcctcttttggtgattctgtctgattttaagtgtgatgaaatatttggactagaaatgagacaaatacacttggtcagatttagatttttgcagtgtactaacACTTATCAGACTTTTGTTGTCATATAAACAGGGTCACGGTCACTGGAATAagctgataactccagaaatcggataatgatcggagtgttagtgtgaatgtaaacagtcaGTGATTTATTGGGTTTGAAAGATTCAACAGTTCAGCCACTGGTCATTTCAGATGTTGTTGAATTAGACAAATGAACGTCTCTGTTTTGTTGCAGGTTTTAAGTTTTGTGCAACTTTTGGCAAAGAATTAATCTAAGACAAGACCCCGAGTCTGGATAAAGGTCTGGACCACTACCATGGGCGAGTCCAGTGAGGTGCGAACAGACGGTAACTCCCTGCTAAAGGCCGTCTACTTGTGTCGTCTGCGTCTGACGAGGCTGCTTCTGGAAGGAGGGGCTTACATTAACGAGAGCAACGAACAAGGCGAGACCCCGCTGATGGTGGCCTGTAGGACCCACCATACGGACTCCCAGAGTGTCCCCAAGTACAAGATGGTCCGGTACGTACGCAAATGACACAACTggttaaaagaacaaaacatgtacAGCGTCACCTCGACTGacgacagtggttcccaacccttaagtgttaattttagaggacatttagtctatataatgtctattattgtggacggaggcagtaaatccaggtgtagattactgcacaaagggagaatcttattttccttggtcaggatctgtccagtccagctgtgatttacaaggaggacagttaatactgaacaaacaagaactgaaactatgaattatgaaagagctgcagcatctgaaactgaccacagtgaacatgtgacagataaacagaaccacggtgcttcagtttcagactcacagtttgtctgttatggattgtgattgtctctctcaactcaccatatatatatatatatatttttttttttttttgtttttttttgttttttttgttttttgttttttttgttttttttttttttgttttatcaattcctagacatttcaggcaaccccatctgaattccaggtgaccccacatggggtcgggaccccaaggctgaaaaacactgactcaCGAGTTTAATTAGTTGCATGAGCATGAGCTTGTAACTCAATTTGTTAATCAAATCAGTTTTCCCCATTGACATGAACTGAAATGACCCGTTAGTCAAAATACGTCAAGATAATGTCTAGCATATCCAAAACCTATTTTGAGCCTTTGAGtaacatctgggtgcttctacAGGTCtcgaaagtcttaaaaagtctggaattttgaaacgttttccagaccttgaaaagtctggaattttatgtGAAATTCTTAACCCTAtgacgccaaacgtatcatatttgatacatgagttttgaagccctctacatgatcagtgtaattttttttcttgaaaaacctgatgtatacaattagatacatgcaatacacagataatccaccagggggaggggttcattcaccagaggcctttccagtgacactacaagactgtcattaaggaggaaggaggaagaactgggacagtttagaaaaggaattaccaatttgttagacatgtttgtgttatattatgtttttgtttgttcaaaaataataatatttgagcattgagacccagtgtatcaaatatgatacaaaattgaaactcatacatggaaattgatatttgaaaaaaaaagaaatgggagTTGTTAAGAAGGAcgaataaaggctccattttcagagaactggaattttctctcaatgatttaatggttcaggctttacagggttaagaaagtgtggaaaaaagtttctctcattgCCAAATTTTAGAGTACGCTCAAAGGCAAATaatgtggaagtaaatctgtgtcatcagattttgaattataagacattgaatttgtagcactgaactttttttttttgcactgaaattaaggatctgattttttttttggactgaaattaagtatctgattttttttttggactgaaattaagtatctgaattttttttgtctctgaattcaactgtgttcataaatttagaatttaaaaaattcaggtgataaaattcagattcttaatttcagtgcaacacaaaaatcagtgctagaaattcgatggcttttataatttaaaatctgatgacagatttacttccataaaataATCTCGTAACATAAGACTCAAAGCTCAAAACTCAAAGCAAAAAATCAACCAAGCAACGGCTCGTAACAGAAAACTCGTACGTTAAGGTACCGCTGTATTAACTACTGCTGCTAATCAGAAGAAAGTTCAGTGAACTCTGAGGACATGTTCATTTGCTAGATTTGCTAAATTAACACAGCTATCTGATTCAGCACAGATTTTGAGTTTGTTAAAAATCTTTTTCAGGAAGGTCTCATCTACTTATTTTAGCGATGACTGTCTTTTGAACTGACGGGCCCAAATGTAGAGGAAAACGTGTTGGAAAATATCTACAGTTCTGtacaaaagtcttattccaccttcaTCTTTGGTGTTTTACAGTGTCGATTTGAGCataaatatttatttgtcattctcttttcttcaaatacatcaacaaaatacagaaaatatgtgcagagtctgaaaagactgaaaaaactactgagctaaatgtgttgtaaagggaatacaatacaatagaacagaataagaccttattgtcactgttacaggaacaatgaaaatcataaAACCTGCTTCATATTTTAGTgaaggctgtaagaaaatatcagttctgcaaagtatatttattataatatttcatttcacaatactgtatcgatattaaaaagtattataTCGAtattttcaaatgcagatactgtggacgttcatttttgtttttcttttttgtttatattttatttattattatttaacactttttttttattaaataatgttagttcttttgttgggattgaactgttctgatgttagttctgaactaatagaatataaacatttgaacaggatcttaaactgtaatgtctctaaaacagaatttcagtttgaacacaggaactctgtgatataacattagatcctgttctgaccaaataaaaatgtgtttagtatttgtgcagatttctggtgtaattcaattcttccaggaaataattattgtaaaaaaagaaataaacaaaacaagtgttcagagaacgcaaacctccgccaaacaccctgaacagtgtgcggatcgactatttctgtttaaattcaacagtttccaggttgttccatacagcagaaacagttgaagcttggtaccagtcatgtgtctgtccaattagattaaattccaatgaatatttgttgagttctaattttaaatgtgtcgtaaatgggattttcagtgttaaatgtaaatgtccacagagtccacattccacagtggatgtggacaattttgttccagatacaagatattgttctaagctacaggtggatcaaattggaggctaatcggggtcattttgaattttttatgaattttcgaaaactgctcaatgatgacagataggaaaattgtagatgttgtgaccttgctgtgaccttaaactttggcctactgggaccaaaatgtactgggttggtcccagggcctaggcctatctgtggggaagatttggtaaagatgggtggaagagttttcccctaaagttgctaacaaacaaacaaacacacaaagcgaagtgatcacaatagctcctggtggaggtaaaaattgcctttttaacagtatcatgatatattgtgatatattgtatcgtcatcctagtattgtgatttgtatcgtattgccagattcttgtcgatacacacccctaattttAGGTGTGTGAGGAACTTCCAGATGTAGTAAATGACATCTTTATTGTCTCTAGGTATCTTCTAGAAAACGGTGCCGATCCAAACATCCAAGACAAAACTGGAAAGACGGCTCTAATGCACGCGTGTCTGGAACAGGCCGGGGCCGAGATCCTGTCCCTCCTGCTGAGCAGCGGCGCTAATCCAACTCTGGACGACCACACGGGACTGTCCGCTCTGGTTTACGCCGTCAATTCAGGCAACAGGGATGTTCTCCGGGTTCTCCTGGATGCCTGTAAGGCCAAGGGGAAGGaggtcatcatcatcaccaccaacaAACTGCCTTCAGGACATCAGCTGACAAAGCAGTACCTCAATGTTCCTCCACCTCCGGACCTGGTGGAGCGCATGCACTACCCCCAGACATCTTGCGTGTTTCCGTACGAGAACCAGCTCCGAACTCCTCCGCAGGGGTCATCGGCGAGTGCTTCTCCACAACCTGGGAGTCCCCTTCTTGGCCTCAGGGATCCGCTGTGCTCTTCTCGGCCCAGTTCTCCAATCCAGCATCCAAGTCCTTTACGGGTTCCTTGCATGGACAAACGGCTGAACCTCCAGAGGTTCCTCTCGGAGCAGGGCCTGAAGAGTTCGCTGCTGCTCCAACAGAGCCACTCGGCTTCTCTGGCGGAGGAACTGGGGGAAATCTCAGCTGAAGAGGAGCTGTCCTTCAAAGTAAACGCCTTCCACGGACGACATCCGGCAGTTTCGCGCCACCACAGCATCGACGTCAAAGATGCGACCGGGCTCCTGAAAGCACTGGAGAACATGTCAGGAAATGAACCCAGGGGAGGTGGAAGAAAAGGCTTGGGTAGAAAAATGTCTTATGATAGTGCTACCAATTCCGCACACTCGGCTTCGCACCCGAACTTACACCACGACAGTCTCCCCTTCCCCCACGAGTCCAAACCCGTGGACGAGGATTCCGCCGACTGTCTCAGACAACTTAATGTTTCCAGTCTTCAAAACGTCGTCCGTCGTCGAAACATCGGAATCGACCACTACAGCTCCGACTCGCAGTTACCACAGTTTGCAAGTCGAGACGTTACCTCCAAGAACAACAGCGGAGCAGGATGGGAACGGCAAAAACTGGTCACCAGTAAATCCTCCCCTCTGTCCGAATCTAGAGAGTCCATGGAAAGCACCGTCCAGAGGCGAGGTACAGCCGGACTGGAGCGAAGAGGCTCAGGGGCTCTTCTTCTGGACCACATCGCCCACACTCGGCCCGGGTACCTTCCTCCTCTGAATCCCCACGCTCCCATACCCGACATCGGAGTCAGTTCTAGCTCTTCTTACCCCTTGAGTGGAAGTAGCAAAACACTAAACAGCGTTCTGACGGGATCGAAGCCTATCCTGCCCTGCGCGCCCATTTTCCCAAGGGATCTAAAATCCAAGAACACGCTGTGGAGACGCCACTCCATGCAGAGTGAGCAGATCAAACAGCTGGTCAACTTTGAAGAAACCTTTGACCACTAGAgcagtgtgttttatgtgtgtcgGAAAATGCATGCGCTCTTATTAGTGTAAGTAAAATACATCTGTTTTACGGTATGTGGGCTTTGAACAGACACAGAACATTGAACTTTGCATCTTTGGGTCACGACAAAAAAGAATCCTGTCTTTACGACGGATACAGAATGAGACGTTCGTGGCCTGAACGACGTCGGATATGTTGCTCTTGTTACAATCATATGCAGTTCAACATTTTCAAGTgtgagttttgtgttttttctgttctgataatTGCAGATTTTAAGTCTGCAAAGCCACCACAAAAATCAGAAAGTTGTGATCATTGACTTTATTCACACGGTGTCCATTTTCCTTAGCTAGCAACACATTGGAACCTCGACGTAGCATGCTAGCTAATGTCATTCTGTTGTGTTCATATCATATAAATTCATGGAATTGACAAATTATTATCATTTAACCACTTTTCTATCAATTGCCAACTGAAAAGACAAGAGAGGAAGAAAATATGGTTTTTATTGGAATATATTTCAAAGTAAAACAACATAGTAAAACTGTTAGCTAGACaatagctaacattagcattcagCCACTTCGTGGCTAGGTAACTGGGTCATGACGAAAAAGAATCCTGTCTTTACGATGGATACAGAATGTATGAGCTTTACATATGAGAGGTGATTGATACGTTCGTGGCCTGAATGACATCAAATATGTTGCTCTTGTTACAATCATATGCAGTTCAACATTTTCAAGTGTggattttgtgggtttttttctgttCCGATTATTGCAGATTTTAAGTCTGCAAAGCCACCACAAAAATCAAAAAGTTGTGATCATTGACTTTATTCACACAGTGTCCATTTTCCTTAGCTAGCAACACATTGGAAcctg encodes:
- the ankrd34bb gene encoding ankyrin repeat domain 34Bb — encoded protein: MGESSEVRTDGNSLLKAVYLCRLRLTRLLLEGGAYINESNEQGETPLMVACRTHHTDSQSVPKYKMVRYLLENGADPNIQDKTGKTALMHACLEQAGAEILSLLLSSGANPTLDDHTGLSALVYAVNSGNRDVLRVLLDACKAKGKEVIIITTNKLPSGHQLTKQYLNVPPPPDLVERMHYPQTSCVFPYENQLRTPPQGSSASASPQPGSPLLGLRDPLCSSRPSSPIQHPSPLRVPCMDKRLNLQRFLSEQGLKSSLLLQQSHSASLAEELGEISAEEELSFKVNAFHGRHPAVSRHHSIDVKDATGLLKALENMSGNEPRGGGRKGLGRKMSYDSATNSAHSASHPNLHHDSLPFPHESKPVDEDSADCLRQLNVSSLQNVVRRRNIGIDHYSSDSQLPQFASRDVTSKNNSGAGWERQKLVTSKSSPLSESRESMESTVQRRGTAGLERRGSGALLLDHIAHTRPGYLPPLNPHAPIPDIGVSSSSSYPLSGSSKTLNSVLTGSKPILPCAPIFPRDLKSKNTLWRRHSMQSEQIKQLVNFEETFDH